A region of Epinephelus fuscoguttatus linkage group LG1, E.fuscoguttatus.final_Chr_v1 DNA encodes the following proteins:
- the LOC125893105 gene encoding ADP-ribosylation factor 3, with protein MGNIFGNLLKSLIGKKEMRILMVGLDAAGKTTILYKLKLGEIVTTIPTIGFNVETVEYKNISFTVWDVGGQDKIRPLWRHYFQNTQGLIFVVDSNDRERVNEAREELMRMLAEDELRDAVLLVFANKQDLPNAMNAAEITDKLGLHSLRHRNWYIQATCATSGDGLYEGLDWLANQLKNKK; from the exons ATGGGGAACATTTTTGGGAATTTGCTGAAGAGCCTCATAGGGAAGAAGGAGATGAGGATCTTGATGGTGGGGCTGGatgctgcaggaaaaacaacaatcCTCTACAAGCTCAAACTGGGGGAAATAGTCACCACTATCCCAACCATTG GGTTTAACGTGGAGACAGTTGAATACAAGAacatcagcttcactgtgtgggATGTGGGTGGGCAGGACAAGATCCGCCCCCTCTGGAGACACTACTTTCAGAACACACAGG GTCTAATCTTTGTGGTGGACAGTAACGACAGAGAGCGTGTGAACGAAGCACGAGAGGAGCTGATGAGGATGCTGGCTGAGGATGAACTGAGAGATGCTGTCCTCCTTGTGTTTGCAAACAAACAG GACTTACCAAACGCCATGAACGCTGCAGAGATCACAGACAAGCTGGGCTTACACTCCCTGCGTCACCGTAACTGGTACATCCAGGCCACCTGCGCCACCAGTGGCGACGGCCTCTATGAGGGTCTTGATTGGCTGGCCAATCAACTGAAGAACAAGAAATAA